Proteins found in one Neodiprion lecontei isolate iyNeoLeco1 chromosome 6, iyNeoLeco1.1, whole genome shotgun sequence genomic segment:
- the LOC107221042 gene encoding dolichyl-phosphate beta-glucosyltransferase isoform X1, which yields MIALEALIGYFALLAVCFLILFCVVLYATTKPYPKVWRHKDENYFYNFHTGEREMFPSLSDDWSVHLSIIVPAYNEEERLLPMLDECIQYLERRKRFGFTYEIIVVSDGSTDGTVTAAQNYSRKYDTVRVLSLVKNRGKGGAIRLGLQSARGSVLLFADADGATKFSDIEKLEASLQQILGCDYTKEPEKVASSDAVVCGSRAHLEKEETAKRSIFRIFLMHGFHFLVWLLCVRGIRDTQCGFKLLTRKTARTLFNALHVEQWAFDVEMLYIAQTLRLPITEIAVTWTEIDGSKVVPIWSWLQMGRDLGLIWLKYRIGAWKIAKVKSD from the exons ttCTGTGTGGTGCTTTATGCAACAACAAAGCCTTATCCCAAAGTGTGGCGTCACAAGGATGAGAATTACTTTTACAACTTTCATAcgggagaaagagaaatgttTCCATCTCTTTCTGATGATTGGAGCGTACATCTCAGCATTATAGTACCTGCATACAATGAAGAAGAGAGAT TGCTACCTATGCTGGATGAATGTATTCAGTATCTCGAGCGCCGCAAAAGATTTGGATTTACTTACGAAATAATTGTAGTCAGCGATGGGAGTACAGATGGAACAGTCACGGCTGCTCAGAATTATAGCCGTAAATATGATACTGTTCGAGTCCTGAGCTTGGTCAAAAACAGAGGAAAGGGTGGGGCTATACGATTG GGCTTACAAAGCGCCAGAGGTAGCGTACTTCTCTTTGCCGATGCTGATGGAGCTACCAAGTTTAGTGATATTGAAAAACTGGAAGCTAGTTTGCAACAAATCTTGGGCT GTGACTACACAAAGGAGCCTGAAAAGGTAGCATCGTCCGATGCTGTGGTATGTGGTTCGAGAGCACACTTAGAGAAGGAAGAGACTGCAAAACGCTCCATATTCCGAATATTCCTAATGCATGGTTTTCACTTTCTAGTCTGGCTACTATGTGTCAGAGGTATTAGAGACACTCAATGTGGGTTTAAGCTTCTGACCCGCAAAACCGCAAGAACGTTGTTTAATGCATTGCATGTAGAACAGTGGGCTTTTGACGTGGAAATGTTGTACATTGCACAAACTTTACGTTTGCCTATAACAGAGATCGCTGTGACTTGGACAGAAATTGACGGATCTAAGGTAGTTCCTATATGGAGTTGGCTGCAGATGGGTCGTGACTTGGGATTAATTTGGTTGAAGTATAGAATCGGAGCTTGGAAAATAGCCAAAGTTAAGAGCGATTGA
- the LOC107221042 gene encoding dolichyl-phosphate beta-glucosyltransferase isoform X2, giving the protein MIALEALIGYFALLAVCFLILFCVVLYATTKPYPKVWRHKDENYFYNFHTGEREMFPSLSDDWSVHLSIIVPAYNEEERLLPMLDECIQYLERRKRFGFTYEIIVVSDGSTDGTVTAAQNYSRKYDTVRVLSLVKNRGKGGAIRLGLQSARGSVLLFADADGATKFSDIEKLEASLQQILGCDYTKEPEKVASSDAVSGYYVSEVLETLNVGLSF; this is encoded by the exons ttCTGTGTGGTGCTTTATGCAACAACAAAGCCTTATCCCAAAGTGTGGCGTCACAAGGATGAGAATTACTTTTACAACTTTCATAcgggagaaagagaaatgttTCCATCTCTTTCTGATGATTGGAGCGTACATCTCAGCATTATAGTACCTGCATACAATGAAGAAGAGAGAT TGCTACCTATGCTGGATGAATGTATTCAGTATCTCGAGCGCCGCAAAAGATTTGGATTTACTTACGAAATAATTGTAGTCAGCGATGGGAGTACAGATGGAACAGTCACGGCTGCTCAGAATTATAGCCGTAAATATGATACTGTTCGAGTCCTGAGCTTGGTCAAAAACAGAGGAAAGGGTGGGGCTATACGATTG GGCTTACAAAGCGCCAGAGGTAGCGTACTTCTCTTTGCCGATGCTGATGGAGCTACCAAGTTTAGTGATATTGAAAAACTGGAAGCTAGTTTGCAACAAATCTTGGGCT GTGACTACACAAAGGAGCCTGAAAAGGTAGCATCGTCCGATGCTGTG TCTGGCTACTATGTGTCAGAGGTATTAGAGACACTCAATGTGGGTTTAAGCTTCTGA